A genome region from Micromonospora sp. M71_S20 includes the following:
- a CDS encoding helix-turn-helix domain-containing protein: MDDLGAQLRQARTEAGVTLASIAARTCYSASHLSNVEAGRRTATPDIVLAYGRALGDPDVRRRHLLKAATIGPIAANELIRSGFTAALAGRRDSEDRWRDRVDQYGRDYMEIGADNLQTRLAGDLVVLQQQLDSPTMWATAARALTTYGKTTKDPTEAIGWYDTARIAADRSDDLTVRVWVRGRAAIALAYEGAALPVAKRYADEAIALSDRPSLGRLQALMARAHVAAGRGDIGGAITADEDARRIFDLAASPDGEISDAAVPAWRMATFRSMLYARLGMVGPGEQAQTDADRLRPPALTRFATHIELHRALMMSKSGDRSGGLAYARRAWATLPADRRSQTLGLVLQEVERAARKPT, encoded by the coding sequence ATGGATGACCTCGGCGCACAACTGAGGCAGGCTCGTACTGAAGCCGGCGTGACGCTGGCCTCCATCGCGGCCCGTACCTGCTACTCGGCATCGCACCTGAGCAACGTCGAGGCGGGACGCCGGACCGCGACGCCGGACATCGTGCTCGCCTACGGGCGAGCGTTGGGAGACCCGGACGTGAGACGCAGGCACCTCCTCAAAGCCGCCACAATCGGCCCGATCGCGGCCAACGAGTTGATCCGGTCCGGCTTCACCGCCGCCCTCGCCGGCCGCCGCGACAGCGAGGACCGCTGGCGCGACCGGGTCGACCAGTACGGCCGCGACTACATGGAGATCGGTGCCGACAACCTCCAGACCCGGCTCGCCGGTGACCTCGTCGTCCTGCAACAGCAGCTCGACTCCCCGACCATGTGGGCGACCGCCGCCCGCGCGCTCACCACCTACGGCAAGACGACCAAGGACCCGACCGAGGCGATCGGCTGGTACGACACCGCCCGGATTGCCGCCGACCGCTCCGACGACCTCACCGTCCGGGTCTGGGTACGCGGCCGGGCCGCCATCGCCCTGGCCTACGAAGGCGCGGCCCTGCCCGTCGCCAAGCGGTACGCCGACGAAGCCATCGCCCTGTCCGACCGGCCATCGCTCGGACGCCTCCAGGCACTGATGGCCCGCGCACACGTCGCCGCCGGACGAGGCGACATCGGCGGAGCCATCACGGCCGATGAGGACGCACGACGGATCTTCGATCTAGCTGCCTCACCAGACGGGGAGATCTCCGACGCCGCCGTACCCGCCTGGCGAATGGCTACCTTCCGGTCGATGCTCTACGCCCGACTCGGCATGGTCGGCCCCGGCGAACAGGCCCAGACCGACGCCGACCGACTCCGACCGCCAGCGCTGACCCGGTTCGCCACCCATATCGAGCTACACCGCGCCCTCATGATGAGCAAGTCCGGAGATCGGTCCGGAGGGCTCGCCTACGCCCGACGAGCCTGGGCAACACTGCCAGCAGACCGCCGCTCACAGACTCTTGGACTGGTCCTACAGGAAGTCGAGAGAGCAGCCCGCAAGCCAACCTGA
- a CDS encoding helix-turn-helix domain-containing protein, translated as MDGIELLPVGRRVAYWRGRRKLSQQVLADRLGKSKSWVDKVERGVRSLDKVSTLQEIAAVLRIDTAVLLGRDIQPTEAAERVEGVERIRAALSTYEIALERPAAHGVLPVDRLVRQAAHVWTTFQHARYPQVVDLVPGLLAEAQRTHTRDPGAGRVPLVEAYRVTGSVLVKLDAPDVAWLAVDRAMLAATGDRVLVAAAAVQLGQVLRASGRARVAKSVMLSAAYRIAPPVSDAGDPAELSLCGTLLVQAALAAARDGDDRAAVDLVDEGGEMAARVGDGHDHYRTGFGPTAVELARIAVAVERGDAEEAVARHGRVTVQDGWRWLSVEHRAAYLMDVARAYLHTDDPVGAGRVLVEADRIAPAEIRQRPAGRDIVAQVVRESAAPTTLTHLAAALGVG; from the coding sequence GTGGACGGCATTGAGTTGTTGCCGGTGGGTCGGCGGGTGGCGTACTGGCGGGGGCGGCGCAAGCTGTCGCAGCAGGTGTTGGCGGATCGGTTGGGTAAGTCGAAGAGCTGGGTGGACAAGGTCGAGCGGGGCGTGCGTTCGCTGGACAAGGTGTCGACCCTTCAGGAAATCGCCGCCGTACTGCGCATCGACACGGCGGTGCTGCTCGGCCGGGACATCCAGCCGACCGAGGCTGCCGAGCGTGTCGAGGGTGTGGAGCGGATCCGGGCGGCTCTGTCGACGTACGAGATTGCGTTGGAGCGCCCGGCGGCCCACGGTGTGCTGCCGGTCGACCGGTTGGTGCGGCAGGCCGCACACGTGTGGACGACCTTTCAGCACGCCCGCTACCCGCAGGTGGTCGACCTGGTGCCGGGGCTACTGGCCGAGGCGCAGCGCACCCATACCCGCGACCCCGGCGCCGGACGGGTGCCGCTGGTGGAGGCGTACCGGGTGACCGGGTCGGTGTTGGTAAAGCTCGACGCCCCCGACGTGGCGTGGCTGGCCGTAGACCGGGCGATGCTCGCCGCCACCGGCGACCGGGTGCTGGTGGCTGCGGCTGCGGTGCAGCTCGGGCAAGTGTTGCGTGCCTCGGGCCGGGCGCGGGTGGCGAAATCGGTGATGCTGAGCGCCGCGTACCGCATCGCGCCACCGGTGAGCGATGCCGGCGACCCGGCGGAGCTGTCGCTGTGCGGGACGTTGTTGGTGCAGGCCGCCTTGGCCGCCGCCCGTGACGGGGACGACCGGGCCGCCGTCGACCTGGTTGACGAGGGCGGCGAGATGGCGGCGCGGGTGGGCGACGGGCACGACCACTATCGGACCGGGTTCGGGCCGACGGCGGTGGAGTTGGCCCGCATCGCCGTGGCGGTGGAACGGGGCGACGCCGAGGAGGCCGTGGCGCGGCACGGGAGGGTGACCGTGCAGGACGGGTGGCGGTGGCTCAGCGTCGAGCACCGCGCCGCGTACCTCATGGATGTCGCCCGCGCCTACCTACACACCGACGACCCGGTCGGCGCTGGGCGGGTCCTGGTGGAGGCCGACCGAATCGCGCCAGCCGAGATCCGGCAGCGGCCAGCCGGCCGCGACATTGTCGCCCAGGTCGTCCGGGAGTCCGCCGCCCCGACGACGCTCACCCACCTCGCCGCGGCCCTCGGGGTGGGCTGA
- a CDS encoding transposase, producing the protein MAGGKTVAAQRQAWLVFEDEAGQTLRPPKARTWGRRGHTPVVPVSGKGSGRVSIAGLTCYRPGQRSRFIYRTIVHRGRKNERRSFSERDYIALLDAAHQQLGGPIVCVWDNLNTHVSAAMRQMIDARDWLTVIRLPAYAPDLNPTEAVRSHLKRSIGNLAVTGVDHLLAIIKNRLKSIQYRTDLLDGFLAHTGLTLEPDTT; encoded by the coding sequence GTGGCCGGCGGGAAAACGGTAGCGGCGCAGCGGCAGGCGTGGCTGGTCTTCGAGGACGAGGCCGGTCAGACGCTGCGCCCGCCAAAGGCGCGGACCTGGGGACGACGCGGCCACACCCCCGTGGTCCCGGTCTCCGGCAAGGGCTCCGGTCGCGTCTCGATCGCCGGGTTGACCTGTTACCGGCCCGGCCAGCGGTCGCGGTTCATCTACCGGACGATCGTGCACCGGGGCCGCAAGAACGAGCGCCGTAGCTTCAGCGAACGCGACTACATCGCCCTGCTGGATGCCGCCCACCAACAGCTCGGCGGCCCGATCGTGTGCGTCTGGGACAACCTGAACACCCACGTCTCCGCCGCCATGCGGCAGATGATCGACGCCCGGGACTGGCTGACCGTCATCCGGCTACCGGCCTACGCCCCGGACCTCAACCCAACCGAGGCAGTGCGGTCCCACCTCAAACGCAGCATCGGCAACCTCGCCGTCACCGGCGTCGACCACCTCCTCGCGATCATCAAGAACCGACTCAAGAGCATCCAGTACCGCACCGACCTACTCGACGGGTTCCTCGCTCACACCGGACTGACACTCGAACCCGACACAACCTGA
- a CDS encoding winged helix-turn-helix domain-containing protein, whose amino-acid sequence MRYPDGGGLSARGRAKREAVRRQAAGWFAQDVSVPEIARRLRVSQTAVYGWRKRWQAGGEQALASKGPGGSRCRLDEGRLRRLADALDEGPAAHGFDSDQRWTLARVSDLIARMFRTRYTLRGTANIMYRLGWSVQVPTHRAVERDETAIVTWRRETWPAGKR is encoded by the coding sequence ATGAGGTATCCCGATGGAGGTGGGTTGTCCGCGCGGGGGCGGGCGAAGCGTGAGGCGGTACGACGGCAGGCGGCGGGGTGGTTCGCCCAGGACGTGTCGGTGCCGGAGATCGCGCGTCGGCTGCGGGTGTCGCAGACCGCGGTGTACGGCTGGCGTAAACGGTGGCAGGCCGGTGGTGAGCAGGCTCTGGCGTCGAAAGGGCCTGGTGGGTCTCGGTGCCGGCTGGATGAGGGGCGGCTGCGGCGGCTGGCCGATGCCCTGGATGAGGGCCCGGCGGCGCACGGCTTCGATAGTGATCAGCGGTGGACCCTGGCTCGGGTGTCGGACCTGATCGCTCGGATGTTTCGCACCCGGTACACGCTGCGCGGGACGGCGAACATCATGTACCGGTTGGGTTGGTCGGTGCAGGTGCCCACGCATCGTGCGGTCGAGCGGGACGAGACGGCGATCGTCACCTGGCGGCGGGAGACGTGGCCGGCGGGAAAACGGTAG
- a CDS encoding MFS transporter, whose translation MLSRALPRRPEARRMLIGTLLSAIGRGLTLPFLFIYLTDVRGLTDTRAGLVIGWYGVITLALSPIGGTLIDRFGARRILLTGLVIEAVGTGSLALVDSSASAFGVMTLVAMGSSVIWPGQNTILASLTDADERQRVFGLNFALLNLGIGLGGLTSGAIVDTTRAVTFQTIYVLDAISYLMPALILLTLPHVGHRLAAAAAADRTSAGGYLTVLRDRPFRRLVIFGLVLTTCGYAQIEVGFTAYAVRVAEVTPRVVAWALAGNTVMIVLSQLLVLRRMEGRSRTGGLAVVGAVFAIAWLVLGAGGVVGPSNALIAALCVVACSAIFGFGETLLSPVMPALTNALATDALRGRYNAMSSMIFGISGVIGPVTAGPLLGAADGRIWVGVVVSGCLVASLIALSLRRLLTPAQDGRAPAAPPAAEPAPAQA comes from the coding sequence ATGCTCAGTCGCGCCCTGCCCCGCCGTCCGGAAGCCCGGCGGATGCTCATCGGCACGCTGTTGTCGGCGATCGGGCGCGGTCTCACCCTGCCGTTCCTGTTCATCTACCTGACCGACGTCCGGGGTCTCACCGACACCCGCGCCGGCCTGGTGATCGGTTGGTACGGCGTGATCACGCTGGCGCTGTCGCCGATCGGCGGCACGCTCATCGACCGGTTCGGCGCCCGCCGGATCCTGCTGACGGGCCTGGTGATCGAGGCGGTCGGCACCGGGTCGCTGGCGCTGGTCGACTCGAGCGCCTCGGCGTTCGGGGTGATGACGCTGGTCGCGATGGGCAGCTCCGTCATCTGGCCCGGGCAGAACACGATCCTCGCCTCGCTCACCGACGCCGACGAGCGGCAGCGGGTCTTCGGGCTGAACTTCGCCCTGCTCAACCTCGGCATCGGCCTCGGCGGCCTGACCTCCGGCGCGATCGTCGACACGACCCGCGCGGTCACGTTCCAGACGATCTACGTGCTCGACGCGATCAGCTACCTGATGCCCGCGCTGATCCTGCTCACCCTGCCGCACGTGGGCCACCGACTCGCCGCCGCAGCGGCCGCGGACCGGACGTCGGCCGGCGGCTACCTCACCGTGCTGCGCGACCGCCCGTTCCGGCGGCTCGTCATCTTCGGCCTCGTCCTGACCACCTGCGGCTACGCGCAGATCGAGGTCGGTTTCACCGCGTACGCCGTGCGGGTGGCCGAGGTGACGCCGCGCGTGGTGGCCTGGGCGCTGGCCGGCAACACGGTGATGATCGTGCTCTCCCAGCTGCTGGTGCTGCGGCGGATGGAGGGGCGCAGCCGGACGGGCGGGCTGGCGGTCGTGGGCGCGGTCTTCGCGATCGCCTGGCTGGTCCTGGGTGCGGGGGGCGTGGTCGGCCCGAGCAACGCGCTGATCGCCGCCCTCTGCGTCGTGGCCTGCTCGGCGATCTTCGGCTTCGGCGAGACCCTGCTGTCGCCGGTGATGCCGGCGCTGACGAACGCGCTCGCCACGGACGCGCTGCGCGGCCGGTACAACGCCATGAGCTCGATGATCTTCGGCATCAGCGGAGTGATCGGCCCCGTCACGGCGGGCCCGCTGCTCGGGGCGGCCGACGGCCGGATCTGGGTCGGGGTGGTCGTCAGCGGCTGCCTGGTGGCCTCGCTCATCGCGCTCTCCCTGCGCCGGCTGCTCACGCCGGCCCAGGACGGCCGCGCGCCGGCCGCCCCGCCGGCCGCCGAACCGGCCCCCGCGCAGGCCTGA
- a CDS encoding bifunctional UDP-sugar hydrolase/5'-nucleotidase: MSNPGMRRAAIGLTALAVTALGAVTTTPDQADAGPKPVAVKLLALNDFHGNLEPPSGTTNGTIAGQPAGGAEYLATQLAELRKRAAKEQNTITVAAGDLIGASPLLSAAFHDEPTIEALSLAGLDYASVGNHEFDEGADELLRIQNGGCHPVDGCVDGTPYEGAGFQYLSANAFKTATGQPLLAPYAIHKVQGVKVGFIGMTLEGTPRIVSQQGVAGLTFADEAQTANRYARELRRQGVETIVVLLHEGGTQDATGGINDCKGISGPIVDIANRMDPSIDVVVSGHTHQAYNCDINGKLVTSASSFGRLVTDIDLSIDRRTGDVISAKAENVVVTRDVAPDRAQTDLINRYKTVLGPVAGREVGQTTTEIKKTQETLFGTTLGESPLGNVIADAQLAATDDEQGAVAAFMNPGGVRADLDAGPVTYEEAFTVQPFGNNLVTLDLTGAQLYCMLEQQFVTGRTLYPSSTVRYVVDPAGTTGTVADACTGTRVVRGSLTLGGVAVTADATYRVTVNNFLSGGGDGFTVLTGGTNAVTGMIDLDAFVAYLTAESPVSAPALDRIRTTTEVPTA; encoded by the coding sequence ATGTCCAACCCCGGGATGCGCCGGGCCGCCATCGGCCTGACCGCGCTCGCCGTGACCGCCCTCGGCGCGGTCACGACCACCCCCGACCAGGCGGACGCCGGCCCGAAGCCGGTCGCCGTCAAGCTGCTCGCCCTCAACGACTTCCACGGCAACCTCGAACCGCCGTCCGGCACCACCAACGGCACCATCGCCGGGCAGCCCGCCGGCGGGGCCGAATATCTCGCCACCCAGCTCGCCGAGCTGCGCAAGCGCGCCGCCAAGGAGCAGAACACCATCACCGTGGCGGCCGGCGACCTGATCGGCGCCTCCCCGCTGCTCTCCGCCGCGTTCCACGACGAGCCGACCATCGAGGCGCTCTCGCTGGCCGGGCTCGACTACGCCAGCGTCGGCAACCACGAGTTCGACGAGGGCGCCGACGAGCTGCTGCGCATCCAGAACGGCGGCTGCCACCCGGTCGACGGCTGCGTCGACGGCACCCCGTACGAGGGCGCCGGCTTCCAGTACCTCTCCGCGAACGCCTTCAAGACCGCGACCGGCCAGCCGCTGCTGGCCCCGTACGCCATCCACAAGGTGCAGGGCGTCAAGGTCGGCTTCATCGGCATGACGCTGGAGGGCACCCCGCGGATCGTCAGCCAGCAGGGCGTCGCCGGTCTGACCTTCGCCGACGAGGCGCAGACCGCCAACCGGTACGCCCGCGAGCTGCGCCGCCAGGGCGTCGAGACCATCGTCGTGCTGCTGCACGAGGGCGGCACCCAGGACGCCACCGGCGGCATCAACGACTGCAAGGGCATCTCCGGCCCCATCGTGGACATCGCCAACCGGATGGACCCGTCGATCGACGTCGTCGTCAGCGGCCACACCCACCAGGCGTACAACTGCGACATCAACGGCAAGCTGGTCACCAGCGCCAGCTCCTTCGGCCGCCTGGTCACCGACATCGACCTCTCCATCGACCGGCGCACCGGCGACGTGATCAGCGCCAAGGCCGAGAACGTGGTGGTCACCCGGGACGTCGCCCCGGACCGGGCGCAGACCGACCTGATCAACCGCTACAAGACCGTGCTCGGCCCGGTGGCCGGCCGCGAGGTCGGCCAGACCACCACGGAGATCAAGAAGACCCAGGAGACCCTCTTCGGTACGACCCTGGGCGAGTCCCCGCTGGGCAACGTGATCGCCGACGCGCAGCTCGCCGCCACTGACGACGAGCAGGGCGCCGTCGCGGCCTTCATGAACCCCGGTGGCGTACGCGCCGACCTCGACGCCGGCCCGGTCACCTACGAGGAGGCGTTCACGGTGCAGCCGTTCGGCAACAACCTCGTGACGCTCGACCTCACCGGTGCGCAGCTCTACTGCATGCTGGAGCAGCAGTTCGTCACCGGCCGGACGCTCTACCCGTCGTCGACCGTCCGGTACGTCGTCGACCCGGCCGGCACCACCGGCACCGTTGCCGACGCCTGCACGGGCACCCGGGTCGTCCGGGGCAGCCTCACCCTCGGCGGGGTGGCGGTCACCGCCGACGCCACGTACCGGGTGACGGTGAACAACTTCCTCTCCGGCGGCGGCGACGGCTTCACCGTCCTCACCGGCGGCACCAACGCAGTCACCGGCATGATCGACCTGGACGCGTTCGTGGCCTACCTGACCGCCGAGTCCCCGGTCTCGGCGCCGGCCCTGGACCGCATCCGCACCACCACGGAGGTTCCCACCGCCTGA
- a CDS encoding lamin tail domain-containing protein, with translation MRRRLIGLAVALGVTVGVSLTAAGPAQAATPAVQITKAYYNSPGADNRSNSSLNAEYIRLTNRRSTTVNLKYWTLRDQSNHVYKFSGDFRLAPGASVFVHTGKGTNSSTHRYWGSGAYIWNNTGDKAYLRNSSGTLIDSCSWGSKGSYTYC, from the coding sequence ATGAGGAGAAGGCTGATCGGTCTCGCGGTGGCGCTCGGCGTCACGGTGGGCGTGTCGCTGACCGCCGCCGGCCCGGCCCAGGCCGCCACCCCGGCCGTCCAGATCACCAAGGCCTACTACAACTCGCCGGGCGCCGACAACCGCTCGAACTCCAGCCTGAACGCCGAGTACATCCGGCTGACCAACCGGCGCTCCACCACCGTCAACCTGAAGTACTGGACGCTGCGCGACCAGTCCAACCACGTCTACAAGTTCTCCGGCGACTTCCGGCTGGCCCCGGGCGCCAGCGTCTTCGTGCACACCGGGAAGGGCACCAACAGCTCGACCCACCGCTACTGGGGCTCGGGCGCCTACATCTGGAACAACACCGGCGACAAGGCGTACCTGCGCAACTCGTCCGGCACCCTGATCGACTCCTGCTCGTGGGGGAGCAAGGGCAGCTACACGTACTGCTGA
- a CDS encoding histone deacetylase → MGEVWYVAYGSNMHAARLGFYLAGGCPPGGRRTYPGCRDPRPPRRTVPVSLPGGVYFAGESRAWTGGMAFYDPALPGEAAARAYLLDVGQFADVAAQEMYREPGADAGLIAEAVATGRATLGPGRYETLLCPGRLDGLPLLTFTAPWAASEVRWRAPAPAYLDMIARGLRESHGWDADRIARYLLARPGVAGAWDAAAVAALIAGTDRREVPG, encoded by the coding sequence GTGGGCGAGGTTTGGTACGTCGCGTACGGGTCGAACATGCACGCCGCCCGGCTCGGCTTCTACCTGGCGGGGGGCTGCCCGCCCGGCGGGCGGCGGACGTACCCGGGCTGCCGGGACCCGCGACCACCCAGGCGTACGGTGCCGGTGTCGCTGCCCGGCGGCGTCTACTTCGCCGGCGAGTCCCGGGCGTGGACCGGCGGGATGGCGTTCTACGACCCGGCGCTCCCCGGCGAGGCGGCGGCCCGGGCCTACCTGCTCGACGTCGGGCAGTTCGCCGACGTGGCCGCCCAGGAGATGTACCGGGAACCCGGCGCCGATGCCGGCCTGATCGCGGAGGCCGTCGCCACCGGGAGGGCCACCCTCGGCCCCGGCCGGTACGAGACCCTGCTCTGCCCCGGCCGGCTCGACGGGCTCCCGCTGCTGACCTTCACCGCCCCGTGGGCGGCGTCCGAGGTGCGGTGGCGGGCCCCGGCCCCGGCCTACCTCGACATGATCGCCCGTGGCCTGCGCGAGTCGCACGGCTGGGACGCCGACCGGATCGCCCGCTACCTGCTGGCCCGCCCGGGAGTCGCCGGCGCCTGGGACGCGGCGGCCGTCGCGGCGCTGATCGCCGGGACGGACCGGCGCGAGGTGCCGGGCTGA
- a CDS encoding phosphodiesterase — protein MLIAQLSDPHLTTGVLAAEPAAGLRRALGRVLALNPRPDCVVITGDLVDRGRPDEYATLREVIGRFPLPVHLVAGNHDDRESLLDAFGGTPWLGGGFSAHYHVDHPEATVVVLDSLMPGGDGAGCLGEDQLGWLDGVLAGRPEVPAVVCLHHPPAPVGIPFLDDIRLTDGDELAEVVARHPHVVRVVAGHVHRPVTVNFAGTVLTTAPSTWRQSSLTTSADDQFGWVVEPTGFLLHRVTGSGCVTHLVQASHAAGMTCGF, from the coding sequence ATGCTCATCGCCCAGCTCAGTGATCCGCACCTGACCACCGGCGTGCTCGCCGCCGAGCCGGCCGCCGGCCTGCGCCGCGCCCTGGGCCGGGTGCTGGCGCTGAACCCCCGGCCCGACTGCGTGGTGATCACCGGCGACCTGGTCGACCGCGGCCGCCCCGACGAGTACGCGACGCTGCGCGAGGTCATCGGCCGGTTTCCGCTGCCGGTGCACCTGGTCGCCGGCAACCACGACGACCGGGAGTCGCTGCTGGACGCGTTCGGGGGCACGCCGTGGCTCGGCGGCGGCTTCTCGGCGCACTACCACGTGGACCACCCGGAGGCGACGGTCGTGGTGCTGGACTCCCTGATGCCGGGCGGGGACGGCGCCGGCTGCCTCGGCGAGGACCAGCTCGGCTGGCTGGACGGGGTGCTGGCCGGTCGACCCGAGGTGCCGGCCGTGGTCTGCCTGCACCACCCGCCGGCACCGGTCGGCATCCCGTTCCTCGACGACATCCGGCTGACCGACGGCGACGAGCTGGCCGAGGTGGTCGCCCGCCATCCGCACGTCGTCCGGGTGGTCGCCGGGCACGTCCACCGCCCGGTCACCGTGAACTTCGCCGGCACGGTGCTCACCACCGCGCCGAGCACCTGGCGGCAGAGCTCCCTCACCACCAGCGCGGACGACCAGTTCGGCTGGGTCGTCGAGCCGACCGGCTTCCTGCTGCACCGGGTCACCGGCAGCGGCTGCGTCACGCACCTGGTGCAGGCCAGCCACGCCGCCGGCATGACCTGCGGCTTCTGA
- a CDS encoding diguanylate cyclase — translation MDHERVIRDVTVRLPMASTVVEACRWTVTALARHAPATISVLLHVHDRLRCVAATGSWQVFSTVPPKTGIVGRVYASGETAVVPDVVADPDYIPVRPDVTAEVCVPVLDPAGRPIGVLDLQWCGPTDLAPWRDTAERLAARLGARIVALGGPPAESRSEKLLRHAAALTSASTEWDLFAAAIAAARDVSTLSAAVLVLAGPDGPRLGTPPATPGDLEARIRAELAEADPAALDGLVARAHRHGVGYTLGEAGHPPVPDHRPLTRAGVRTLVAVPVGRPDDGGVLLVADERLLRPDPTTVNLLELLAGQAWSCLDRLRTLARLREQANSDPLTGLRHTGPFGQRIAVATPGRTALLAIDVDGFKAVNDTYGHQAGDRVLVRLARALEAALRHGDELYRIGGDEFVAVIEVSRPDEAVRIAERLAEAARRIGRTISVGVALPRPGESPEATLRRADQALYAVKRQGRDGVRLAPA, via the coding sequence GTGGATCACGAGCGAGTCATCCGTGACGTCACGGTCCGCCTCCCCATGGCGTCGACCGTCGTGGAGGCGTGCCGGTGGACGGTCACCGCGCTCGCCCGCCACGCGCCGGCCACCATCTCCGTCCTGCTGCACGTCCACGACCGGCTCCGCTGCGTCGCGGCCACCGGCTCCTGGCAGGTCTTCTCCACCGTGCCGCCGAAGACCGGGATCGTGGGCCGGGTGTACGCCTCCGGCGAGACCGCCGTCGTGCCCGACGTCGTCGCCGACCCCGACTACATCCCGGTACGCCCCGACGTCACCGCCGAGGTGTGCGTACCGGTGCTGGACCCGGCGGGCCGGCCCATCGGGGTGCTGGACCTCCAGTGGTGCGGCCCGACCGACCTCGCCCCGTGGCGCGACACCGCCGAGCGGCTGGCGGCGCGGCTCGGGGCCCGGATCGTGGCGCTCGGCGGGCCACCTGCGGAGAGCCGCAGCGAGAAGCTGCTGCGGCACGCCGCCGCGCTGACCTCCGCGTCGACGGAGTGGGACCTGTTCGCCGCCGCGATCGCCGCCGCCCGGGACGTGTCCACGCTCTCCGCGGCGGTACTGGTGCTCGCCGGCCCGGACGGACCCCGCCTGGGTACGCCGCCGGCGACCCCGGGCGACCTGGAGGCCCGGATCCGGGCGGAGCTGGCCGAGGCGGACCCCGCCGCGCTGGACGGGCTGGTCGCCCGCGCCCACCGCCACGGCGTGGGCTACACGCTCGGCGAGGCGGGACACCCGCCCGTCCCCGACCACCGGCCGCTGACCCGGGCCGGGGTGCGCACCCTGGTCGCGGTGCCGGTCGGCCGGCCCGACGACGGCGGGGTGCTGCTGGTGGCCGACGAACGGCTGCTGCGCCCCGACCCGACCACGGTCAACCTGTTGGAGCTGCTCGCCGGCCAGGCGTGGAGCTGCCTCGACCGGCTGCGTACCCTGGCCCGCCTGCGCGAGCAGGCCAACTCGGACCCGTTGACCGGGCTGCGGCACACGGGGCCGTTCGGCCAGCGCATCGCCGTGGCCACCCCGGGGCGTACGGCCCTGCTGGCGATCGACGTGGACGGCTTCAAGGCCGTCAACGACACGTACGGCCACCAGGCCGGCGACCGCGTGCTCGTCCGGCTGGCCCGCGCCCTGGAGGCTGCGCTGCGGCACGGCGACGAGCTCTACCGCATCGGCGGCGACGAGTTCGTGGCGGTGATCGAGGTGAGCCGCCCCGACGAGGCGGTCCGGATCGCCGAGCGCCTGGCCGAGGCGGCGAGGCGGATCGGCCGCACGATCAGCGTCGGGGTGGCCCTCCCCCGCCCCGGCGAGTCACCCGAGGCCACGCTGCGCCGCGCCGACCAGGCGCTCTACGCGGTGAAACGCCAGGGCCGCGACGGCGTCCGCCTGGCCCCCGCCTGA
- a CDS encoding helix-turn-helix transcriptional regulator yields the protein MSTNTNNAGRGGPGSETGSPHLTELVRQLKLTYRQAGNPSYRTIIRTTSIGLSTSTISRIFTARKPPKWENLTELLLALGVSREDIKTTWHRLWMLADNEANPLTGTDNAGGELLPAGRRPKDVEVCHRCGAWIADTALHTRWHAGVARGEMSPNEQKSVNVARRRR from the coding sequence ATGTCCACGAACACGAACAACGCCGGGCGTGGTGGCCCGGGCTCCGAGACCGGCAGCCCGCACCTCACCGAACTCGTCCGTCAACTCAAGCTGACCTACCGGCAGGCGGGGAACCCGTCCTACCGCACGATCATCCGGACCACCTCCATCGGCCTGTCGACCTCCACGATCAGCCGCATCTTCACCGCCAGGAAGCCACCGAAGTGGGAGAACCTGACCGAGCTGCTGCTCGCGCTCGGGGTCTCCCGGGAGGACATCAAGACCACCTGGCACCGGCTCTGGATGCTCGCCGACAACGAGGCCAACCCGCTCACGGGGACCGACAACGCCGGCGGGGAACTGCTGCCCGCGGGGCGGCGGCCGAAGGACGTCGAGGTCTGCCACCGGTGCGGGGCGTGGATCGCGGACACCGCGCTGCACACCCGGTGGCACGCCGGTGTCGCCCGGGGCGAGATGTCCCCGAACGAGCAGAAGTCGGTGAACGTCGCCCGCCGCCGGCGGTGA